In Planctomycetota bacterium, the following are encoded in one genomic region:
- a CDS encoding peroxiredoxin, whose product MGFIQPGEAAPDFRLQDQHGKTHALRDFRGRAVVMYFYPEDDTPLCTGQACQFRDHHQDFAHIKTAVLGVSPQDVASKRAFADRHALAFPLLADVPGADGVPPTSAAYGAYGEKNMYGRIVRAMLRTTYLIAPDGTVAKRWDRVKTPGHAAAVLRAATALHAGELLATRTPKPPKKAPRPRQKTRTQGGHPGYSGVQTSKGKRTPVRSAASRAKAPARTRGKRGA is encoded by the coding sequence ATGGGCTTCATCCAACCGGGCGAGGCGGCGCCGGATTTTCGCCTGCAGGACCAGCACGGGAAGACGCACGCGCTGCGTGACTTCCGCGGGCGTGCGGTGGTGATGTACTTTTATCCCGAGGACGACACGCCCCTGTGCACGGGGCAGGCGTGCCAGTTCCGCGATCATCACCAGGACTTCGCGCACATCAAGACGGCGGTGCTGGGCGTGAGCCCGCAGGACGTCGCGTCGAAGCGCGCGTTCGCCGATCGGCACGCGCTGGCGTTCCCGCTGCTGGCCGACGTGCCGGGCGCGGACGGCGTGCCGCCGACGAGCGCGGCGTACGGGGCCTACGGCGAGAAGAACATGTACGGGCGCATCGTGCGGGCCATGCTGCGGACGACGTACCTCATCGCGCCCGACGGCACGGTCGCGAAGCGATGGGACCGGGTCAAGACGCCCGGGCACGCGGCGGCGGTGCTCCGGGCCGCTACGGCGCTGCACGCGGGCGAACTGCTCGCGACGCGCACGCCCAAGCCGCCGAAGAAGGCGCCGCGCCCGCGACAGAAGACGCGGACCCAGGGCGGGCACCCGGGCTACTCCGGGGTGCAGACATCGAAGGGCAAGCGCACGCCCGTGCGGAGCGCGGCGTCGCGCGCGAAGGCGCCGGCACGGACGCGCGGAAAGCGTGGCGCCTGA
- a CDS encoding flagellar motor protein MotB: MSEHEHKEGHEGGGSHGGGGGHAPHGGGHEEGHEGAPEWLISFADMVMLIMGFFVILLAMNMQKNTAGGIGGEAEMGGAKSDVLMEFVLSVREGFNNPVDLKSKRPEDQALIRYLLRRSSGTTSEDAPSGGHNKVQSLPAGTKATITGVIPFDDRSTVMGAAERAIAVDLATRLKDQRWVIEVRGHVSPFEVMHNPVRARQLSYERAQNVGLALVESGVRWEALRLVACGDGQRVVPRAFDRDEDRTNQRVEIIVTTDLIPDDPYARPAGTPRQSPDAASPAPGDAPAPAPEPRATPPGGHSPH, translated from the coding sequence GTGAGCGAGCACGAGCACAAGGAAGGACACGAGGGCGGGGGCTCGCACGGCGGCGGGGGCGGGCACGCCCCGCACGGCGGGGGTCACGAGGAAGGGCACGAGGGCGCCCCGGAGTGGCTCATCTCCTTCGCCGACATGGTCATGCTCATCATGGGCTTCTTCGTCATCCTGCTGGCGATGAACATGCAGAAGAACACCGCCGGCGGGATCGGCGGCGAAGCGGAGATGGGCGGCGCCAAGTCCGACGTGCTCATGGAGTTCGTCCTGTCCGTCCGCGAGGGGTTCAACAACCCCGTCGACCTGAAGTCCAAGCGTCCCGAAGACCAGGCCCTCATCCGCTACCTGCTGCGGCGCAGTTCCGGCACCACCAGCGAGGACGCGCCCAGCGGCGGGCACAACAAGGTCCAGAGCCTTCCCGCGGGCACCAAGGCCACCATCACCGGCGTCATCCCCTTCGACGATCGATCGACCGTCATGGGCGCCGCCGAGCGTGCGATCGCGGTGGACCTTGCCACCCGCCTCAAGGACCAGCGCTGGGTGATCGAGGTCCGCGGGCACGTCAGCCCGTTCGAGGTCATGCACAACCCCGTCCGCGCACGCCAGCTTTCCTACGAGCGTGCGCAGAACGTCGGCCTCGCGCTCGTCGAATCCGGCGTGCGCTGGGAAGCGCTGCGCCTGGTCGCCTGCGGCGATGGCCAGCGCGTCGTCCCCCGCGCGTTCGATCGCGACGAGGACCGCACCAACCAGCGCGTCGAGATCATCGTCACGACCGACCTGATCCCCGACGATCCGTACGCCAGGCCGGCGGGCACGCCTCGACAGTCTCCCGACGCGGCGAGCCCGGCCCCGGGCGACGCGCCCGCGCCGGCGCCCGAGCCGCGAGCGACGCCGCCGGGCGGGCACAGCCCGCACTAG
- a CDS encoding PQQ-dependent sugar dehydrogenase, with amino-acid sequence MSTRIARRGGVALVAIASGALPALAQIGGAGNISNLWERTCANCHGDEGQGGGAGTRTLLTAALFDQSHDRPFFDAIKNGVPDMGMMAFGKTLSDEQIWALVVHIRELQHRALRRERGSPGARPGSVRSTHHTFRVEEVVKDGLATPWAVAWLPDGSMLITERAGRLRVWKDGVLSPPVADIPKSVEIGQGGLMEVAVHPDYATNGHVYLGYAKAAPGERRPPTMTTISRGKLDLTDPKSPKWTDEKVIWEAKREHFLATGLHFGNNIVFSAPQEGGRRYLYFCIGERGRMEMAQDVTRPNGKVHRVWDDGEVPKDNPFVETTGAYASIWSFGHRNPQGLVFDLNGVLWDTEHGPRGGDELNVVVKGRNYGWPTVSYGINYNDAPFRTPFPDLASGEGHTGKVAEIVMPVFRWLPSIGACGLDVVRSEKFPKWNGDLVAGGLSGENVDRLRVTGDASGSGQLVEREELIHGLGRVRDVACGPDGLVYVVLNGSPDEVGGNNRIVRLVPAE; translated from the coding sequence ATGAGCACTCGCATTGCCCGTCGTGGTGGGGTGGCGCTGGTCGCGATCGCGTCGGGAGCCCTGCCCGCGCTGGCGCAGATCGGCGGCGCCGGGAACATCTCGAACCTGTGGGAGCGGACCTGCGCCAACTGTCACGGCGACGAGGGCCAGGGCGGGGGCGCCGGCACACGCACCCTGCTGACCGCCGCGCTCTTCGACCAGTCGCACGACCGCCCGTTCTTCGACGCGATCAAGAACGGCGTGCCCGACATGGGCATGATGGCCTTCGGCAAGACCCTTTCCGACGAGCAGATCTGGGCGCTCGTCGTGCACATCCGCGAGCTGCAGCACCGCGCGCTTCGGCGCGAGCGCGGCTCGCCGGGCGCTCGCCCCGGCTCCGTGCGCTCCACGCACCACACGTTCCGCGTCGAAGAAGTCGTGAAGGACGGGCTCGCCACACCCTGGGCCGTCGCGTGGCTTCCCGACGGGTCGATGCTCATCACCGAACGCGCCGGGCGCCTGCGCGTGTGGAAAGACGGCGTGCTCAGCCCGCCCGTCGCCGACATTCCCAAGTCCGTCGAGATCGGCCAGGGCGGGCTCATGGAGGTCGCCGTCCACCCGGACTACGCGACGAACGGGCACGTGTACCTCGGGTACGCCAAGGCGGCCCCGGGCGAACGCCGCCCGCCGACGATGACCACGATCTCGCGCGGGAAGCTGGACCTCACCGACCCCAAGTCGCCCAAGTGGACCGACGAGAAGGTGATCTGGGAGGCGAAGCGCGAGCACTTCCTCGCGACGGGCCTGCACTTCGGCAACAACATCGTCTTCTCGGCGCCCCAGGAGGGCGGCCGTCGGTACCTGTACTTCTGCATCGGCGAGCGCGGACGCATGGAGATGGCCCAGGACGTCACGCGCCCCAACGGCAAGGTGCACCGCGTGTGGGACGACGGCGAGGTACCGAAGGACAATCCGTTCGTCGAGACGACCGGCGCGTACGCGTCGATCTGGTCCTTCGGCCATCGAAACCCGCAGGGGCTGGTCTTCGATCTCAACGGCGTGCTGTGGGACACCGAGCACGGGCCGCGCGGCGGGGATGAACTCAACGTCGTTGTGAAGGGCCGCAACTACGGCTGGCCCACCGTGTCGTACGGCATCAACTACAACGACGCGCCGTTCCGCACGCCCTTCCCCGACCTCGCCTCCGGCGAAGGCCACACCGGCAAGGTCGCCGAGATCGTCATGCCCGTGTTCCGCTGGCTGCCCTCCATCGGCGCGTGCGGCCTGGACGTCGTCCGCAGCGAGAAGTTCCCGAAGTGGAACGGCGATCTCGTCGCCGGCGGGCTCTCGGGCGAGAACGTCGACCGCCTCCGCGTCACCGGCGACGCCTCCGGCTCCGGGCAACTCGTCGAGCGCGAGGAACTCATCCACGGGCTCGGACGCGTGCGCGATGTGGCGTGCGGCCCGGACGGGCTGGTCTACGTCGTGCTCAACGGCAGCCCGGACGAAGTCGGCGGCAACAACCGGATCGTGCGGCTGGTCCCCGCGGAGTGA
- a CDS encoding zf-TFIIB domain-containing protein, with product MAPDPGPPDALLCPLDGYIMQRVTVDGVGVDKCGGCHALWFDALELEKVLAAPGAVAALEPDPSPRAPNGAPASPKCPRCAALLIRTRDLRQRHVHLLSCTVCGGVLLDAGEFTDLSHFSLLERVRAYFSLG from the coding sequence ATGGCCCCCGATCCCGGCCCGCCCGACGCCCTGCTCTGCCCGCTCGACGGCTACATCATGCAGCGCGTCACCGTCGACGGCGTCGGCGTCGACAAGTGCGGCGGCTGCCACGCCCTGTGGTTCGACGCCCTGGAACTCGAGAAAGTCCTCGCCGCCCCGGGCGCCGTGGCCGCCCTCGAGCCCGATCCCTCGCCCCGCGCCCCCAACGGCGCGCCCGCCTCGCCCAAGTGCCCCCGCTGCGCCGCGCTCCTCATCCGAACGCGCGACCTGCGCCAGCGACATGTCCACCTGCTCTCCTGCACGGTCTGCGGCGGGGTGCTCCTCGACGCGGGCGAGTTCACCGATCTCTCGCACTTCTCCCTGCTCGAACGCGTGCGCGCGTACTTCTCACTCGGCTGA
- a CDS encoding amidohydrolase family protein codes for MRDIVQRLVGVVLGAVLGAGGLLGSASPAHGQETPVAFVGARVVPVAGEALDRGVVVVQGGKILRVGPMDTPLPPNATRVDVSGKVILPGLVDTHSHIGGAAGADSSGPIQPDVRVWDSLNPLDPGFRRAIAGGITTVNVMPGSGHLLSGQTVYLKLRTRPGAARSIEDLCIYAPNATRETGTPLGGIKMANGTNSIGGAPFPGTRGKSAALVRQRFIDAQAYRAKKDRAARDNTPDAAPAPDLALEALGEALDGTRIVHHHTHRADDIMTVLRLQREFGFRVVLHHASEAWKVAGEIARAERETGGKVLGTSVIVIDSPGGKLEAAELSWTTGGALERAGASVCIHTDDWITDSRLFLRSGAFAVRGGMSEAGALRALTIDGARMLDLADRVGTLEPGKDADLVVLSGDPFSVYTVVEQTWVEGVKVFDRADPKDRLWAVGGFGAGEPQKPYLCCAEGAGGVWVWRSQQEGGQ; via the coding sequence ATGCGGGACATCGTGCAGCGGCTGGTCGGCGTCGTGCTCGGGGCCGTGCTCGGGGCCGGGGGTCTGCTCGGCTCTGCTTCGCCCGCGCACGGGCAGGAAACGCCCGTCGCGTTCGTCGGGGCGCGGGTCGTCCCGGTCGCGGGCGAGGCGCTCGACCGGGGCGTGGTAGTCGTGCAGGGCGGGAAGATCCTCCGGGTGGGCCCGATGGACACGCCCCTCCCGCCCAACGCCACGCGCGTGGACGTCAGCGGCAAGGTGATCCTGCCGGGGCTGGTCGACACGCACAGCCACATCGGCGGGGCGGCGGGCGCCGATTCGTCGGGCCCGATCCAGCCCGACGTGCGGGTGTGGGACTCGCTGAACCCGCTCGATCCCGGCTTCCGCCGTGCCATCGCGGGCGGAATCACCACGGTGAACGTGATGCCCGGCTCCGGGCACCTGCTGAGCGGGCAGACGGTGTACCTGAAACTGCGGACGCGACCCGGCGCGGCACGCTCGATCGAGGACCTGTGCATCTACGCCCCCAACGCGACGCGCGAGACGGGCACGCCGCTCGGCGGCATCAAGATGGCCAACGGCACGAACTCCATCGGCGGGGCGCCGTTCCCGGGCACGCGGGGCAAGTCCGCGGCCCTCGTGCGTCAGCGCTTCATCGACGCGCAGGCGTACCGCGCGAAGAAGGACCGGGCCGCCCGAGACAACACGCCCGACGCCGCCCCCGCGCCCGACCTCGCGCTCGAGGCGCTGGGCGAAGCGCTCGACGGCACGCGCATCGTGCACCACCACACCCACCGCGCCGACGACATCATGACCGTCCTGCGCCTGCAGCGCGAGTTCGGCTTCCGCGTCGTGCTGCACCACGCCAGCGAGGCCTGGAAGGTGGCCGGCGAGATCGCCCGGGCCGAGCGCGAGACCGGCGGCAAGGTGCTGGGCACGTCGGTGATCGTGATCGACAGTCCGGGCGGGAAGCTCGAGGCGGCGGAACTCTCGTGGACGACCGGCGGCGCGCTCGAGCGTGCGGGCGCCTCGGTGTGCATCCACACGGACGACTGGATCACGGACTCGCGCCTGTTCCTGCGGTCGGGGGCGTTCGCGGTGCGGGGCGGGATGAGCGAGGCCGGGGCGCTGCGGGCGCTCACCATCGACGGCGCCCGCATGCTCGACCTGGCGGATCGCGTCGGCACGCTCGAGCCCGGCAAGGACGCCGACCTCGTCGTGCTGAGCGGCGACCCGTTCAGCGTCTACACCGTCGTCGAGCAGACGTGGGTCGAGGGCGTCAAGGTGTTCGACCGTGCCGACCCGAAGGACCGCCTCTGGGCGGTCGGGGGCTTCGGCGCGGGCGAGCCGCAGAAGCCCTACCTCTGCTGCGCCGAGGGCGCGGGGGGCGTGTGGGTCTGGCGCTCGCAGCAGGAGGGCGGGCAATGA
- a CDS encoding MotA/TolQ/ExbB proton channel family protein — protein sequence MDKSSVIGSLLGVACCAVVGFMASGGNWGMFYSPKGVIMVFGGTISVIFMAMPMDRISQIPGYVKRFFFDKGTRPAEVIKIMGKLAERARRDGILALESEMSSIKDPFLQASLKMAVDGVEPGNIESTCRMELLAMQDRHKAGKKFFDLIKLYSPGYGLVATLIGQVGMFGGLADAEIGHLGHMLAVAVVATMYGTVLANAVAGPMGDKLSLRSGEEILAREMMLQGVLSIQAGDNPRITEEKMMAFVPAPTRNKLRVAA from the coding sequence ATGGACAAGAGCAGCGTCATCGGGAGCCTGTTGGGCGTCGCGTGCTGTGCGGTCGTCGGCTTCATGGCGTCGGGCGGCAACTGGGGGATGTTCTACTCGCCCAAGGGCGTGATCATGGTGTTCGGCGGCACCATCTCGGTCATCTTCATGGCGATGCCGATGGACCGGATCTCGCAGATCCCCGGGTACGTGAAGCGGTTCTTCTTCGACAAGGGCACCCGCCCGGCCGAGGTGATCAAGATCATGGGCAAGCTGGCCGAGCGCGCCCGGCGCGACGGCATCCTGGCGCTGGAGTCGGAGATGTCCTCGATCAAGGACCCGTTCCTCCAGGCGAGCCTGAAGATGGCCGTCGACGGGGTGGAGCCGGGGAACATCGAGTCCACGTGCCGGATGGAACTGCTCGCGATGCAGGACCGGCACAAGGCCGGCAAGAAGTTCTTCGACCTGATCAAGCTGTACTCGCCCGGGTACGGGCTGGTGGCGACGCTGATCGGCCAGGTGGGCATGTTCGGCGGGCTGGCGGACGCGGAGATCGGTCACCTGGGTCACATGCTGGCGGTGGCGGTGGTGGCGACGATGTACGGGACGGTGCTCGCCAACGCCGTCGCGGGGCCGATGGGCGACAAGCTCTCGCTGCGCTCGGGTGAAGAAATCCTGGCGCGCGAGATGATGCTGCAGGGCGTGCTGTCCATCCAGGCCGGCGACAACCCGCGCATCACCGAAGAGAAGATGATGGCGTTCGTCCCCGCGCCGACCCGCAACAAGCTCCGCGTCGCCGCCTGA
- a CDS encoding amidohydrolase family protein, giving the protein MSVRTVVAGLVLACVTSCTIAQVAVRARVLHTMSAPGTGRLDNAVVVITDGKVAAVGPASSTPIPEGYRVIDAPVATPGLIDARCTIGVSGLLNQRQDQDQLETSGAMQPELRAIDAFNPLDPLVAYARSLGMTTIHTGHAPGELVSGQTAVIKTTGEPVELSTLVETAAVAATIGPGAQRGGGAPGTRAKAIAMLRDELIRARERVRKAARDAEPKADATPDPDSATPAAKADERTRNLREEVMDRVVRREVPLLITCNRAQDIDAALRVAREFEIRVVLDGAAEAPLRTDEIKAAGVPVLIHPTMARAYGELENQSWETAGVLAKAGIPVAIQGGYESYVPKARMAIFEAAVAAAHGLGFEGALAAVTRDAAAILGIGDRVGSIRVGMDGDLALFDADPFEYRTKCVGVVIDGRVYDDTPR; this is encoded by the coding sequence ATGAGCGTTCGAACGGTCGTCGCGGGCCTGGTGCTCGCGTGCGTCACGTCGTGCACGATCGCGCAGGTCGCGGTGCGGGCGCGCGTGCTGCACACCATGAGCGCCCCGGGCACGGGGCGGCTCGACAACGCGGTCGTCGTCATCACCGACGGCAAAGTCGCCGCCGTCGGGCCCGCCTCGAGCACGCCCATCCCCGAGGGCTACCGCGTCATCGACGCGCCCGTCGCGACGCCCGGGCTCATCGACGCCCGCTGCACGATCGGCGTGTCGGGGCTGCTCAACCAGCGTCAGGACCAGGACCAGCTCGAGACCTCCGGCGCCATGCAGCCCGAGCTCCGCGCCATCGACGCGTTCAACCCGCTCGACCCGCTCGTCGCCTACGCACGGTCGCTCGGCATGACGACCATCCACACCGGGCACGCCCCGGGCGAACTCGTCTCCGGGCAGACGGCGGTCATCAAGACCACCGGCGAGCCGGTCGAGCTATCCACGCTCGTCGAGACGGCCGCGGTCGCCGCGACCATCGGCCCGGGCGCCCAGCGGGGCGGGGGCGCGCCCGGCACCCGCGCGAAGGCGATCGCCATGCTGCGCGACGAGCTGATCCGCGCGCGCGAGCGCGTCCGCAAGGCAGCGCGCGACGCCGAGCCGAAGGCCGACGCAACGCCCGACCCCGACAGCGCCACGCCCGCCGCCAAGGCCGACGAGCGCACGCGCAACCTGCGTGAAGAGGTGATGGACCGCGTCGTGCGCCGCGAGGTGCCCCTGCTCATCACGTGCAACCGCGCCCAGGACATCGACGCGGCGTTGCGCGTGGCGCGTGAGTTCGAGATCCGCGTGGTGCTCGACGGGGCCGCCGAGGCGCCTCTGCGCACCGACGAGATCAAGGCCGCGGGCGTGCCCGTGCTCATCCATCCCACGATGGCACGCGCGTACGGCGAACTCGAGAACCAGTCGTGGGAGACGGCGGGCGTGCTCGCCAAGGCCGGGATCCCGGTCGCCATCCAGGGCGGGTACGAGAGCTACGTGCCCAAGGCGCGGATGGCGATCTTCGAGGCCGCCGTCGCGGCGGCGCACGGGCTGGGCTTTGAGGGAGCGCTCGCCGCGGTCACCCGAGACGCGGCGGCGATCCTGGGCATCGGCGATCGCGTCGGGTCGATCCGCGTCGGCATGGACGGCGACCTTGCGCTCTTCGACGCCGACCCCTTCGAGTACCGCACGAAGTGCGTGGGCGTGGTGATCGACGGGCGCGTGTACGACGACACGCCGCGCTAG
- a CDS encoding META domain-containing protein has product MGTVRGIGRRDGLMRLLLVGAAGCLAAGGCAGRASTGPGASPAEVIGRTWQMAASTPDEQRPSLTLGADGRATGVAGVNRFFGTYALEADGSFEMGPIGATKMAGPPAVQAAEDAFLGALGQADQWRVRRGLLVLAGKGGELRFQPAPNERSAE; this is encoded by the coding sequence ATGGGCACAGTCAGAGGCATCGGGCGCCGCGACGGTCTTATGCGGCTGCTGCTGGTCGGGGCCGCGGGATGCCTGGCGGCGGGCGGGTGCGCCGGGCGGGCATCGACCGGGCCCGGCGCGTCGCCGGCGGAGGTCATCGGACGTACGTGGCAGATGGCGGCCTCGACGCCCGACGAGCAACGCCCGAGCCTCACGCTGGGGGCCGACGGGCGCGCGACGGGCGTTGCGGGCGTCAACCGCTTCTTCGGCACGTACGCGCTCGAGGCGGACGGCTCGTTCGAGATGGGCCCGATCGGGGCGACCAAGATGGCCGGTCCGCCGGCGGTGCAGGCGGCGGAAGACGCGTTCCTGGGCGCGCTCGGGCAGGCCGATCAGTGGCGGGTGCGGCGGGGCCTGCTGGTGCTGGCGGGCAAGGGCGGCGAACTGCGGTTCCAGCCGGCGCCGAATGAGCGGTCAGCCGAGTGA
- a CDS encoding protein kinase: MPKLQAVTHYLIERELGRGAMGVVYLGHDTKLGRAVAVKTLPSDVSQDPRRRERFEQEARTLAAINHPNIASIYGLEHQEGQTYIVLEYVEGPTLTEKVSREPMSVEETLSVCRQVASGLDAAHQRGIVHRDLKPDNIKLRPDGVVKVLDFGIAMAGDVRRVVHTDAPTVMLSPGTKPTTSGMIVGTPGYMSPEQTRGRVVTHHTDLWALGCVIFECLTGRAAFAGESLADALAATLHAEPDWAALPARTPARVLDLVRRCLKKDVSDRPETMAWACEALEKAIHDLRGASGGGRVVVANAPTGEDWPASDGNLPAEPAPIGREREVAEAVRLAGLSRLVTLVGPGGSGRARVARAAAAAARSGVTHGAWLAPVPPEPGNDVPALSVGFAIGARGAAGAGLDAVLSRLGARRAIIVLTTCENAPTACAGLVHELLGACPNVRVIATARTALGLAGEGVVTIPGLACPDPEDVARGASDRLDAARVFLERLRAADPGLGALTPEITRTAALLCQRVGGWPGVLHLLAGVAASVPLSDLGERLEQRARLLGVSGLRELPPDGVQGLLARWLLDMLAPGELAVLLAASSFAGPFSARGLAAVGGARESFPDPAADDPDGAPPTVRETRAASVATKLALRGLFDLWTLDAGGGPGETAYLIPEAVRRAASGWLKENPAAQLAVATGHRAYHLACAEHAAQRWRGPGGVLWMRRAERMYPELVRAARTAPPGDASGERLSLLIASFREARGL; encoded by the coding sequence ATGCCGAAACTGCAGGCTGTCACACACTATCTGATCGAGCGTGAACTTGGGCGGGGCGCCATGGGCGTGGTGTACCTCGGGCACGACACGAAGCTCGGTCGGGCGGTGGCGGTCAAGACCCTCCCGTCGGACGTCTCGCAGGACCCGCGCCGGCGCGAGCGCTTCGAGCAGGAGGCCCGCACGCTCGCCGCGATCAATCACCCGAACATCGCGTCGATCTACGGGCTGGAGCACCAGGAGGGTCAGACGTACATCGTGCTCGAGTACGTCGAGGGCCCGACGCTCACCGAGAAAGTCTCGCGCGAGCCCATGAGCGTCGAGGAGACGCTGTCGGTCTGCCGCCAGGTCGCGAGCGGCCTCGACGCGGCCCACCAGCGGGGCATAGTGCACCGCGACCTCAAGCCCGACAACATCAAGCTGCGCCCCGACGGGGTCGTCAAGGTGCTCGACTTCGGCATCGCCATGGCGGGCGACGTACGCCGCGTGGTGCACACCGACGCGCCGACCGTGATGCTCTCGCCCGGCACCAAGCCCACGACCTCGGGCATGATCGTGGGCACGCCCGGGTACATGTCGCCCGAGCAGACACGGGGGCGGGTGGTGACGCACCACACCGACCTCTGGGCCCTCGGGTGCGTGATCTTCGAGTGCCTCACGGGGCGGGCGGCGTTCGCGGGCGAGTCGCTCGCCGACGCGCTGGCCGCGACGCTGCACGCCGAGCCGGACTGGGCCGCCCTGCCCGCGCGCACGCCCGCGCGGGTGCTGGATCTGGTCCGCCGCTGCCTGAAGAAAGACGTGTCGGATCGCCCCGAGACGATGGCCTGGGCGTGCGAGGCGCTCGAGAAGGCGATCCACGACCTGCGGGGCGCCTCCGGGGGCGGGCGGGTCGTGGTCGCGAACGCGCCCACGGGCGAGGACTGGCCCGCGTCGGACGGGAACCTGCCGGCAGAGCCCGCGCCGATCGGCCGCGAGCGCGAGGTCGCCGAGGCCGTGCGCCTCGCCGGGCTGTCCAGACTGGTCACGCTCGTCGGGCCGGGCGGGTCGGGGCGGGCGCGGGTGGCGCGAGCGGCGGCCGCGGCGGCCCGGAGCGGCGTCACCCACGGCGCCTGGCTGGCGCCCGTGCCCCCCGAGCCCGGCAACGACGTGCCCGCGCTGAGCGTGGGCTTTGCCATCGGCGCCCGCGGGGCGGCGGGGGCGGGGCTCGACGCCGTCCTGTCGCGCCTGGGCGCCCGGCGCGCCATCATCGTGCTCACCACGTGCGAGAACGCGCCCACCGCCTGCGCCGGGCTGGTGCACGAACTGCTCGGGGCCTGCCCCAACGTGCGCGTCATCGCCACCGCGCGCACCGCGCTCGGGCTCGCCGGCGAGGGCGTCGTCACCATCCCGGGGCTCGCCTGCCCGGACCCGGAAGACGTCGCCCGCGGGGCATCCGACCGCCTCGACGCGGCCCGCGTGTTCCTCGAGCGCCTCCGCGCCGCCGACCCGGGCCTGGGCGCGCTCACGCCCGAGATCACACGCACCGCCGCGCTCCTTTGCCAGCGTGTAGGCGGGTGGCCCGGCGTGTTGCACCTGCTCGCGGGCGTCGCCGCGAGCGTGCCCCTCTCCGACCTGGGCGAGCGGCTTGAGCAGCGCGCCCGCCTGCTGGGCGTCTCGGGCCTGCGCGAACTCCCACCCGACGGCGTGCAGGGCCTGCTCGCCCGCTGGCTGCTCGACATGCTCGCGCCGGGCGAACTGGCCGTGCTCCTCGCGGCGTCGAGCTTCGCCGGGCCCTTCTCCGCGCGGGGTCTGGCCGCGGTCGGCGGGGCGCGCGAGTCCTTCCCCGATCCCGCGGCGGACGACCCCGACGGCGCGCCCCCCACCGTGCGCGAGACGCGGGCCGCCAGCGTCGCGACCAAGCTCGCGCTGCGGGGGCTGTTCGATCTGTGGACGCTCGACGCCGGCGGGGGCCCGGGCGAGACGGCGTACCTCATCCCCGAGGCGGTGCGGCGTGCGGCGTCGGGATGGCTCAAGGAGAATCCCGCCGCCCAACTCGCCGTCGCGACAGGGCATCGCGCGTACCACCTCGCCTGCGCCGAGCACGCGGCCCAGCGCTGGCGCGGGCCGGGCGGCGTGCTCTGGATGCGCCGCGCCGAGCGGATGTACCCGGAACTCGTGCGGGCGGCCCGGACGGCCCCGCCCGGAGATGCCTCGGGCGAGCGGCTGAGCCTGCTCATCGCGAGCTTCCGCGAGGCGCGCGGGCTGTAA
- a CDS encoding DUF1579 domain-containing protein: MMTPPQKQHEWLRRFVGEWTSEFECVMGPDQPAMKSKGREVVRMVGDLWVVFEGEGEMPGGGTMTSILTLGFDPAKGKFVGSWIGSPMATMFVYQGEFTRGGGNWGGGPASGDVPGSADVQVLPLNTVGPSWADPTKQANYQDVIELHGPNKRLLWSQAQGDDGAWTRFMTGTFTRVK; this comes from the coding sequence ATGATGACTCCCCCGCAAAAGCAGCACGAGTGGCTCAGGCGTTTCGTCGGCGAGTGGACCAGCGAGTTCGAGTGCGTGATGGGCCCGGACCAGCCGGCGATGAAGTCGAAGGGGCGCGAGGTCGTGCGCATGGTCGGCGACCTGTGGGTGGTGTTCGAGGGCGAGGGCGAGATGCCCGGCGGGGGCACGATGACCTCGATCCTGACGCTGGGCTTCGACCCCGCGAAGGGCAAGTTCGTCGGCTCGTGGATCGGCTCGCCCATGGCCACCATGTTCGTCTACCAGGGCGAGTTCACGCGGGGCGGCGGCAACTGGGGCGGCGGGCCGGCCTCGGGCGATGTCCCCGGCTCGGCAGATGTCCAGGTCCTGCCGCTCAACACGGTGGGCCCGAGCTGGGCCGACCCGACCAAGCAGGCGAACTACCAGGACGTCATCGAGCTGCACGGCCCGAACAAGCGCCTGCTGTGGTCGCAGGCCCAGGGCGACGACGGCGCCTGGACCCGGTTCATGACGGGCACCTTCACCCGCGTGAAGTAA